The Methanobacterium sp. BAmetb5 genome includes a region encoding these proteins:
- a CDS encoding DNA-directed DNA polymerase, with protein METKRMVLLDIDYVTRDDKAVIRLFGREKTSAEGKSIIVQDNGFKPYIYVDPLNRDQCREQLKDLDVVLVEEVKMKDLGREKEFLKVTFNHPQDVPKLRDKILDLSQVKDIREHDIPFYRRYLIDKGLFPMAEVEIEVEEASPQTCTIPLDIDTQVMDLTGEIRPISSDFPDLKILSLDIEVYNPDGMPNSEKDPIIMISLSSNRGLRKVLATAESPLDFVETLQDEAEMLRRFTAIVEEEDPDILIGYNSDNFDFPYIRDRASILEVPLTLGTDGSGIKFMKRGFTNAALVKGRVHVDLYLIMRRYLQLDRYTLERVYLELFGEEKYDIPGDEIHQYWDDCGPKLEKLCHYSLDDAVAVTEIGEKMIPLTLELTRIVGQPFFDMARMATGQQVEWYLIRKANQQKEVVPNKPSASQYSNRRSKRASGGYVKDPVKGLHEKIVYFDFRSLYPSIIISKNVSPDTLVDECNPEECHISPERGYMFLKEPPGFVPSIIGNILTERVRLKTLMKESEDEEEKKILNVQQEALKRLANSMYGVYGYSRFRWYRLECADAITAWGRDYIKKTMAKAENFGFKPVYADTDGFYAVYQEED; from the coding sequence ATGGAAACCAAAAGAATGGTACTCCTGGACATTGATTATGTCACCCGGGACGATAAAGCAGTGATAAGATTATTTGGAAGGGAAAAAACCAGTGCAGAGGGTAAATCCATCATAGTACAGGACAATGGATTCAAACCCTACATCTACGTGGACCCCCTCAACCGGGATCAGTGCCGTGAACAGTTAAAAGATCTGGATGTGGTACTGGTGGAAGAGGTTAAAATGAAGGATCTGGGTCGTGAAAAAGAATTCTTGAAGGTTACCTTCAACCATCCCCAGGATGTTCCCAAGTTAAGAGATAAAATACTGGATTTGAGCCAGGTCAAGGATATTCGGGAGCATGATATACCATTTTACCGCAGATATCTCATAGACAAAGGACTATTTCCCATGGCAGAGGTGGAAATAGAGGTTGAAGAGGCCTCTCCCCAAACCTGTACTATTCCCCTGGATATTGACACTCAGGTCATGGATTTAACAGGAGAAATCCGACCCATAAGCTCTGATTTTCCGGATCTTAAGATTTTAAGTCTGGATATTGAAGTCTACAATCCCGATGGTATGCCCAACTCCGAAAAGGATCCCATTATAATGATCAGCCTTTCCAGTAACCGAGGTCTGAGGAAAGTGCTGGCCACTGCCGAGTCACCCCTGGACTTTGTGGAGACACTGCAAGACGAGGCAGAGATGTTAAGGAGATTCACGGCCATTGTGGAAGAGGAAGACCCCGATATTCTCATTGGTTACAACTCCGACAACTTTGACTTCCCCTACATCCGGGACCGGGCCAGCATCCTGGAGGTTCCCCTAACCCTGGGTACCGATGGTTCGGGGATTAAATTTATGAAGAGAGGTTTCACCAACGCGGCCCTGGTAAAAGGCAGGGTCCATGTTGATCTCTATCTCATAATGCGCCGTTACCTCCAGCTGGACCGTTACACCCTGGAAAGGGTTTACCTGGAGCTTTTCGGTGAAGAGAAATACGACATCCCCGGGGATGAGATCCACCAGTACTGGGACGACTGCGGCCCCAAACTGGAAAAATTATGCCATTATTCCCTGGATGATGCTGTGGCTGTTACTGAAATTGGGGAAAAGATGATACCTCTGACCCTGGAACTCACCCGTATTGTGGGGCAGCCCTTCTTTGACATGGCCCGCATGGCCACTGGCCAGCAGGTAGAATGGTACCTGATTCGCAAAGCAAATCAGCAGAAAGAAGTGGTGCCCAACAAACCATCAGCATCCCAGTACTCCAACCGGAGGAGTAAACGGGCCAGTGGAGGCTACGTGAAGGATCCAGTTAAGGGATTACACGAAAAAATTGTTTACTTTGACTTCCGGAGCCTGTACCCCAGTATCATCATCTCCAAAAACGTTTCCCCCGATACCCTGGTGGATGAATGCAACCCGGAGGAGTGCCATATTTCCCCAGAAAGAGGATACATGTTCCTCAAGGAACCCCCGGGATTTGTTCCTTCCATCATCGGAAACATTCTCACCGAGAGGGTGCGTCTTAAAACCCTCATGAAGGAATCAGAAGATGAGGAGGAGAAAAAAATCCTTAACGTGCAGCAGGAGGCATTGAAAAGATTGGCCAACTCCATGTACGGAGTTTACGGTTACTCTCGGTTTAGATGGTACCGTCTGGAATGTGCCGATGCCATCACTGCCTGGGGGCGGGATTACATCAAAAAAACCATGGCAAAGGCTGAAAATTTCGGTTTCAAACCGGTTTATGCTGATACTGATGGTTTTTACGCAGTTTATCAGGAAGAAGATTAA
- a CDS encoding N-acetyltransferase has protein sequence MHLRKMDLNHHNPYKIGELIYEADAETFDFFFGNKKSASRKLGKLVKIGENNLGNEHTYVVTNDDQEIMGVLVCSAGKRMGTISEFKFFAGNFNLIDAFKLAMIEIIDSIFLSDLEEEDFYYAIVAVDESARGRGIGSFILEEGIKMAREKGCRRAVLDVDIENEGALRLYERSGFKKFKERIISLFGWKKGAYNMEYVL, from the coding sequence ATGCACCTTCGAAAAATGGATTTAAACCATCACAACCCCTATAAGATAGGGGAACTTATCTATGAAGCTGATGCTGAAACCTTTGACTTTTTCTTTGGTAACAAGAAAAGTGCTTCACGGAAACTGGGAAAACTGGTCAAAATCGGGGAAAACAACCTTGGAAATGAACATACCTATGTGGTAACCAATGATGACCAGGAGATCATGGGGGTCCTGGTTTGTTCTGCTGGGAAAAGAATGGGAACCATCTCTGAATTTAAGTTCTTTGCAGGTAATTTTAACCTAATTGACGCCTTCAAATTGGCCATGATTGAAATAATAGACAGCATCTTTCTATCTGATCTGGAGGAGGAGGACTTCTACTATGCCATAGTAGCCGTGGATGAAAGTGCACGGGGCCGGGGAATAGGTTCCTTTATCCTGGAAGAGGGAATAAAAATGGCCCGGGAAAAGGGATGCCGAAGGGCAGTCTTGGATGTGGATATTGAAAATGAGGGCGCTCTCCGGCTTTATGAACGTTCCGGCTTTAAAAAATTCAAGGAAAGAATTATATCTCTCTTTGGTTGGAAGAAAGGAGCATATAACATGGAGTATGTTCTTTAA
- a CDS encoding alpha/beta fold hydrolase gives MDLHVVETGQGNPETIIFLHAEGLAGWIWNEQVKAFPDYHCLVLDLPEHGQSSGVKPFTIAGAAEMVVDLIQNRAHNGKAHLVGLSLGAQVAVQILATRPEVVDHALLTGTLLRTSSHNETLLNLVDYTFRSYEPVKDTRFFIKAYMRTYNISKDYFDQFQNSTLQISGDALRRILHENLFFRSLPGLGKIDVPVLVMVGEKDYKVIKESAGDLDRFLPSSQAYIVPKKGHMWNMESPKLFNQTLRNFLTGKPIYDEIKPLNSHLKM, from the coding sequence ATGGATTTACATGTCGTAGAAACTGGTCAGGGAAACCCTGAAACCATAATCTTCCTCCACGCAGAAGGACTGGCTGGCTGGATATGGAATGAGCAGGTGAAAGCCTTCCCTGATTATCACTGTCTGGTTCTGGATCTTCCAGAACACGGGCAGAGTTCCGGGGTAAAACCCTTCACCATTGCCGGGGCCGCGGAAATGGTGGTGGATCTCATCCAAAACAGGGCCCATAATGGAAAAGCCCATCTGGTGGGGCTGTCTTTGGGTGCGCAGGTTGCAGTCCAGATTCTGGCCACCCGCCCCGAGGTAGTGGACCATGCACTCCTTACTGGAACCCTGCTCCGCACCAGTTCCCACAACGAAACACTTCTGAACCTAGTGGATTACACGTTTAGATCTTATGAACCAGTAAAGGATACTCGCTTCTTTATAAAGGCCTACATGCGGACTTATAATATTTCCAAAGACTATTTTGACCAGTTCCAGAATTCCACCCTGCAGATCAGTGGCGATGCCCTGCGTAGAATTCTTCACGAGAACCTGTTTTTCAGGTCCCTGCCGGGATTGGGGAAGATTGATGTGCCGGTTCTGGTTATGGTGGGAGAAAAAGATTACAAAGTCATCAAAGAGTCTGCTGGAGATTTGGATAGGTTTCTACCCAGTTCACAGGCTTATATTGTACCTAAAAAGGGCCATATGTGGAATATGGAATCCCCTAAACTCTTCAACCAGACTTTGAGGAATTTTTTAACTGGAAAACCTATTTATGATGAAATTAAACCGTTAAATTCTCATCTAAAGATGTAG
- a CDS encoding helix-turn-helix transcriptional regulator, whose amino-acid sequence MWDAFRNLHSEFHEKMEQMQRLGGLRVLILHVLDENGPGNGVEIMDAIQAHQESCTMHYPGHGPSRKHYRPSPGSVYPMLKKMVNEELLIKREDGKYELTEKGKKILAKLYGRFKPHEKMDRGEYSITRALTEIEGYVSYLEDIKEEKLAPHGELIGELSQRLEAIKNSIQKE is encoded by the coding sequence ATGTGGGATGCTTTTCGAAATCTGCACAGTGAATTCCATGAAAAAATGGAACAGATGCAACGTTTAGGAGGGTTAAGAGTATTAATACTCCATGTTCTGGACGAAAATGGTCCGGGAAATGGGGTAGAGATCATGGATGCCATCCAGGCACACCAGGAATCATGTACCATGCACTATCCTGGACATGGCCCCAGTCGCAAGCATTACCGACCATCACCGGGCTCAGTATATCCTATGCTGAAGAAGATGGTCAACGAGGAACTCTTAATAAAACGCGAAGATGGCAAATACGAACTAACTGAAAAGGGGAAAAAAATTCTGGCAAAACTCTACGGACGTTTTAAACCCCATGAAAAGATGGATCGTGGAGAATACTCCATAACCAGGGCCTTGACGGAAATTGAAGGATATGTTTCTTACCTGGAAGATATCAAAGAAGAAAAACTGGCCCCTCATGGGGAGTTAATTGGGGAATTAAGTCAGAGATTGGAAGCCATTAAAAATTCCATTCAGAAGGAATAG
- a CDS encoding ABC transporter ATP-binding protein, with amino-acid sequence MTEHAIELNHLSKKFGDFTAVDDLSLNVEEGEIFGFLGPNGAGKSTTIRMLCTLAQPTSGSATVAGYDLIKESDQVRQKIGLVAEKMIMYDRLTAAENLRFFGKLYAMPKQKLEERIDELLELVDMQEWKNTQISKFSTGMKQRINVIRALLPEPEILFMDEPTLGLDPQTTFSIRDITREINQSGMTVILTTHAMTEAEALSDRVAIIDHGKIAALDTPQNLKNMISHGDTTVFGVKIDNLTKELIGKVRSLEMVTAVSQQDDYNLKISAQGEDALNQIIDTIRGAGGNIASVTNSNESTLEDVFLVVTGKEMRDQANEKAVPVQHGHGRAPKARVR; translated from the coding sequence ATGACTGAACACGCCATTGAACTCAACCACCTCAGCAAAAAATTTGGTGATTTCACCGCAGTGGATGACCTGTCACTGAATGTAGAAGAAGGTGAAATATTCGGGTTTTTAGGCCCTAACGGTGCAGGTAAAAGCACCACCATAAGAATGCTGTGCACCCTGGCCCAGCCCACATCGGGATCAGCCACAGTTGCCGGCTACGATCTGATCAAAGAATCAGACCAGGTTCGCCAGAAAATAGGCCTGGTGGCGGAGAAGATGATCATGTACGACCGCCTTACCGCAGCTGAAAACCTAAGATTCTTCGGAAAACTCTACGCCATGCCTAAACAGAAACTGGAAGAAAGGATCGATGAATTACTGGAACTGGTAGACATGCAAGAATGGAAAAACACCCAGATCAGTAAGTTTTCCACGGGTATGAAGCAGAGAATCAATGTGATAAGGGCCCTTCTACCGGAACCAGAGATACTATTCATGGATGAACCCACCCTGGGTCTGGACCCCCAGACCACCTTTTCCATAAGGGACATCACCCGGGAAATTAATCAAAGCGGGATGACCGTTATTTTAACCACCCATGCCATGACCGAGGCAGAGGCACTCAGTGACCGGGTGGCTATCATTGACCACGGTAAAATCGCTGCACTGGACACTCCGCAGAACCTTAAAAATATGATATCCCACGGGGACACCACGGTTTTTGGTGTTAAAATCGACAACCTGACCAAGGAACTCATTGGAAAGGTCCGTTCCCTGGAAATGGTCACGGCGGTGTCCCAGCAGGATGATTACAATTTGAAGATCAGTGCCCAGGGAGAAGATGCCCTGAACCAGATCATCGACACCATCCGCGGTGCCGGAGGAAACATTGCCTCGGTGACTAACAGCAATGAATCCACACTGGAAGACGTGTTCCTGGTGGTGACCGGTAAAGAGATGCGTGACCAGGCCAATGAAAAAGCAGTTCCTGTCCAACACGGGCATGGAAGGGCACCCAAAGCGAGGGTGAGGTGA
- a CDS encoding ABC transporter permease, giving the protein MDAVKILKDSYHVMAKDLLEFRRNKMQLAALVMMPLIFLVMFGFIFPSGNTQQHMPMGIVNLDQGQASQEFIAQLDLMNQNTSFMDFTNYSSVDEAKTQINQGKIYGAFIIPPGFTENLTTGKSGDFTVYIDNSNPQSATQIQQVLSSTVNGLNDMKAQATVLELSKETNQQINPQAIIFPYVPQVSTTIPGETNYFNFLAPGLMIMIVMMGVMTGIPEAISKEKELGTFDGMLSAPISQISVIIGKTAALCIRGFLQCVIILGLAMLLFGVTVQGSLLLAFFMLLLGIFSFIGLGILAISMSGDQASGTMIVNLLMFPMIFLGGVFYPIQQMPGFMQTISQFIPLTYAADAMRKIILLNAGIGDVLYQMVILIGFGVVTMAIAVPLFRKSMTR; this is encoded by the coding sequence ATGGATGCAGTTAAAATACTGAAGGACAGTTACCATGTGATGGCCAAGGACCTACTGGAATTCCGGCGGAACAAGATGCAACTGGCAGCCCTGGTCATGATGCCCCTGATCTTCTTGGTAATGTTCGGTTTCATCTTCCCCAGCGGCAACACCCAGCAGCACATGCCCATGGGAATAGTCAACCTGGACCAAGGACAGGCCAGCCAGGAATTCATAGCACAGCTAGATTTAATGAATCAAAATACCAGTTTCATGGATTTTACCAACTATTCCAGTGTGGATGAGGCTAAAACCCAGATCAACCAGGGAAAAATATACGGAGCATTTATCATACCTCCGGGGTTCACTGAGAACTTAACCACGGGCAAATCTGGAGATTTCACGGTATACATTGACAACAGCAACCCCCAGAGTGCTACCCAGATACAACAGGTTTTATCCAGCACCGTAAATGGTCTTAACGATATGAAAGCCCAGGCTACTGTTTTAGAACTTTCCAAAGAAACCAACCAGCAGATAAACCCTCAGGCAATCATATTCCCCTACGTACCTCAAGTTTCAACCACCATACCCGGGGAGACCAACTACTTCAACTTCCTGGCACCGGGTCTCATGATCATGATCGTGATGATGGGGGTCATGACCGGTATTCCCGAGGCCATCTCCAAGGAAAAAGAATTAGGAACCTTTGATGGGATGTTATCTGCACCAATCAGTCAAATTTCGGTCATAATCGGTAAAACTGCTGCTCTGTGTATCAGGGGATTCCTGCAGTGTGTCATAATTCTGGGCCTGGCCATGCTCCTCTTTGGAGTTACAGTACAGGGAAGCCTTTTACTGGCGTTCTTCATGCTCCTACTGGGAATATTTAGCTTCATAGGATTAGGGATCCTGGCCATTTCCATGTCGGGAGACCAGGCATCGGGAACCATGATCGTGAACCTGTTGATGTTTCCCATGATCTTCCTGGGAGGTGTGTTTTACCCCATCCAGCAGATGCCCGGGTTCATGCAAACCATATCTCAGTTCATCCCCCTGACCTACGCCGCAGATGCCATGCGTAAAATAATCCTCCTCAACGCTGGAATTGGGGATGTACTCTATCAGATGGTTATTTTGATTGGATTTGGAGTGGTTACCATGGCCATTGCCGTGCCACTCTTCCGGAAGTCAATGACCCGCTAA
- a CDS encoding 4Fe-4S ferredoxin, whose protein sequence is MKCENMIRNVIETECEDYYLGMVDLSLVENTLVEKYGSLIEEYPRAISIGVTLPYLTPEELSRSKKHPYDVTNCQLKSITSHLSKLIEEKGYQALSMPKAREINDGPRVSFHEAVAYLADMGKIEKNLLVTPEVGSRVNWGTILTNAPL, encoded by the coding sequence ATGAAATGTGAAAACATGATCAGAAATGTCATAGAAACTGAGTGTGAGGATTACTACCTGGGCATGGTAGACCTTTCCCTGGTTGAAAACACCCTGGTTGAGAAATACGGCTCCTTAATTGAGGAATATCCGCGAGCTATTTCAATTGGAGTGACTTTACCCTACTTGACTCCGGAAGAACTATCCCGAAGTAAAAAACATCCTTATGATGTGACAAATTGCCAGTTAAAATCCATAACCTCACATTTAAGCAAGTTGATTGAGGAAAAAGGATACCAGGCACTGTCCATGCCCAAGGCCCGGGAAATAAATGATGGACCCCGGGTTTCCTTCCACGAGGCAGTGGCCTATCTGGCGGATATGGGTAAAATAGAGAAAAACTTGCTGGTAACTCCCGAGGTAGGATCAAGGGTTAACTGGGGAACTATACTCACCAATGCTCCTCTTTAA
- a CDS encoding class I SAM-dependent methyltransferase, which produces MLTKFRLKMLNREASSAKNKPVEIIEHLNIHNGDVVGDIGCGGGFFTREFSREVGSKGQVYAIDTHQKSLEYIGDDIQKEGIQNVQTILANPDWIKLPEKRVDLFFLRNVFHHISNQIEYFQNLKGSLKDNGKIAFIDYNRKKLSFTGIFGHYTSEIVLLDVMKQAGFSLLEKHDFLPDQLFMIFEKGP; this is translated from the coding sequence ATGTTAACTAAGTTTCGATTGAAAATGTTAAACAGAGAAGCATCTTCAGCAAAAAATAAGCCTGTTGAAATCATAGAACACCTTAATATTCACAACGGAGATGTAGTAGGGGATATTGGGTGTGGTGGAGGATTTTTTACCCGTGAATTTTCCCGGGAAGTGGGAAGTAAGGGACAGGTCTACGCCATTGACACTCATCAAAAATCTCTCGAGTATATAGGGGATGATATTCAAAAGGAAGGCATTCAAAACGTACAAACTATTCTGGCTAATCCGGACTGGATAAAGTTACCTGAAAAAAGAGTGGACCTCTTTTTCTTGCGTAACGTGTTCCACCACATCTCTAACCAGATTGAATATTTCCAGAACCTCAAGGGTTCCCTGAAAGATAACGGAAAAATAGCATTCATTGATTACAATAGGAAGAAACTCAGTTTCACCGGCATTTTTGGACATTACACTTCAGAAATTGTTCTTTTAGATGTCATGAAACAGGCTGGATTTTCCCTTCTGGAAAAACATGATTTTTTACCGGACCAGTTGTTTATGATCTTTGAAAAGGGACCATGA
- a CDS encoding GNAT family N-acetyltransferase, with protein MSIKSSVKEHFTSNPLKDHFEGSSLKSHWDYFFQDESGNEISQEFKFHNELNFRKFTRQDLDECALLFKKVFFADPWYDEWGSWEQSRKYLKELVENPVFEGFVMGENSKIVAVCLGHQRSWWRGKEFFVDELFVENERQGNGIGGETVNLLFKVLREAGYTRVILLTNKGIPAETFYLKNGFYNNENRTVMVKEL; from the coding sequence ATGTCAATAAAATCTTCAGTTAAAGAACATTTTACCAGCAATCCTTTAAAGGATCATTTTGAAGGTAGTTCCCTAAAAAGTCACTGGGATTACTTTTTCCAGGATGAATCAGGAAATGAAATTTCCCAAGAGTTTAAATTCCACAATGAACTGAATTTCAGGAAATTCACCCGGCAAGACCTGGATGAATGTGCCCTCCTTTTTAAAAAGGTGTTTTTTGCTGATCCCTGGTACGATGAATGGGGGTCCTGGGAACAATCCCGAAAATATTTAAAGGAACTGGTGGAAAACCCGGTTTTTGAAGGATTTGTAATGGGTGAGAATTCTAAAATCGTGGCGGTCTGTCTGGGGCATCAAAGATCCTGGTGGAGGGGGAAGGAGTTCTTTGTGGATGAATTATTTGTTGAAAATGAGAGGCAAGGGAATGGTATTGGTGGTGAAACAGTAAATCTCCTGTTTAAGGTCCTGCGTGAAGCAGGATACACTCGCGTTATACTTTTAACCAATAAAGGAATACCTGCTGAGACTTTTTATCTTAAAAATGGGTTTTACAACAATGAAAATAGGACAGTTATGGTTAAAGAACTGTAA
- a CDS encoding MarR family winged helix-turn-helix transcriptional regulator, translating to MNKIKKICENDLNDVPLGIFVSIIHRTRMMYLNNELKSLNVTASQFLYLIGLYKKEGQTQEDLATHFFIDKGTVARGVKKLEDKGFICRRIDPENRRRYLLYLTPEGKALMPNILGIIQDWEDSMSEGLTDTEKNRISELLKKLTIKALTKLHGTEENLDE from the coding sequence GTGAATAAGATTAAAAAAATATGCGAAAATGATCTTAACGATGTTCCATTGGGTATTTTCGTCTCCATAATCCACAGAACTCGAATGATGTATCTGAACAATGAACTGAAAAGTTTGAATGTTACTGCCAGCCAATTTCTCTATTTAATTGGACTTTACAAGAAGGAAGGTCAGACACAGGAAGATCTGGCCACCCACTTCTTTATAGATAAGGGGACTGTGGCCCGGGGAGTGAAAAAACTGGAAGACAAGGGATTCATCTGCCGCAGGATTGATCCAGAAAACCGTAGAAGATACCTTCTTTACCTCACACCCGAGGGCAAAGCATTGATGCCCAATATACTCGGCATAATTCAGGATTGGGAAGATTCAATGAGTGAAGGATTAACTGACACTGAAAAGAATAGAATAAGTGAATTATTAAAAAAATTAACCATTAAAGCTTTGACCAAGCTGCATGGCACGGAGGAAAACCTGGATGAATAA
- a CDS encoding MFS transporter yields the protein MNNNVSKGGNSPLSSSEDKGKKGLDYKWIALFNVIIASMMGTINGSITLISLPAIFNGIHIDPLTSFQYLLWILMGYGLVTATLLLSFGRLSDMYGRVKLFKLGFLIFTVGSILLYLTPSTGDAGAIEIILFRIVQAVGSALTMANSSAILTDAFPVSERGKALGINMVALMSGQFVGLLLGGILAVFDWRYVFLVSVPFGILGTVWSTFKLKEVSLRAPKTKLDIWGNLTFVSGITILLLGVTYGLMPYGSDAMGWNNPWVMVSMIGGFILLALFPVVESKVENPMFRLDLFKIKMFSYANVAGFLSSLSRGGMMFMLILLLQGIWLPLHGYSYESTPFWAGVYMLPLTLGVIIMGPISGILSDKYGPRWIATIGMVMNTIGFLALAALPYNFNYWELGLTLFFMGLGSGMFGSPNSASIMNSVPPQERGVASGMLTTIMNTAFTASMAIFFTIVIVGITQRFPDAIASSLVNIGAVQLAPVLSNIPPTGALFSAFLGYNPVETILSSVPSAVVSHIPPATLTTLTGTTWFPSTLAEAFMPSLRVSFYIGAFFCGLSAILSALRGERYIHELEVIKINPDEDKTKE from the coding sequence ATGAATAATAACGTTTCTAAAGGGGGCAATTCGCCTCTCAGCTCATCAGAAGATAAAGGAAAAAAAGGACTGGATTATAAATGGATAGCACTATTCAACGTTATAATTGCCTCCATGATGGGAACCATCAACGGTAGCATAACCCTGATATCTCTTCCCGCTATCTTCAACGGCATTCACATTGACCCTTTAACCTCTTTCCAGTATCTTTTATGGATACTGATGGGATACGGACTGGTAACCGCCACCCTGCTTTTGAGTTTCGGGCGGCTGTCAGATATGTACGGTCGGGTGAAGCTTTTTAAACTGGGATTTTTGATATTTACCGTAGGCTCAATACTGCTTTACCTTACCCCGTCCACTGGTGATGCCGGAGCCATAGAAATCATCCTCTTCAGGATAGTTCAGGCTGTGGGCAGTGCCCTGACCATGGCCAACAGTTCGGCCATACTAACCGATGCTTTCCCGGTGAGTGAGAGAGGAAAGGCCCTTGGTATAAACATGGTGGCCCTTATGTCTGGCCAATTTGTGGGACTCCTCCTGGGAGGAATACTGGCGGTCTTCGACTGGAGATACGTATTCCTGGTAAGTGTACCCTTTGGAATCTTAGGGACAGTCTGGTCCACCTTCAAACTTAAAGAAGTCTCACTCCGTGCCCCCAAAACCAAACTGGACATCTGGGGAAATCTCACTTTCGTCTCAGGTATAACCATACTCCTACTGGGAGTAACCTACGGATTAATGCCCTACGGCAGTGACGCCATGGGTTGGAACAACCCCTGGGTCATGGTCTCAATGATAGGGGGATTCATCCTCCTGGCACTCTTCCCAGTGGTGGAAAGTAAAGTGGAAAACCCCATGTTCCGACTGGACCTTTTCAAGATAAAAATGTTCAGTTACGCCAACGTTGCTGGTTTCCTTAGTTCACTGAGCAGGGGAGGTATGATGTTCATGCTCATACTTCTTCTCCAGGGGATATGGTTACCTCTACATGGATACAGCTATGAATCCACCCCATTCTGGGCTGGAGTTTACATGTTACCCCTCACCCTGGGAGTGATAATAATGGGGCCCATCTCTGGAATACTCTCCGATAAATACGGCCCCCGCTGGATCGCCACCATAGGGATGGTAATGAACACCATCGGATTTTTGGCCTTAGCCGCACTTCCTTATAACTTTAATTACTGGGAATTAGGTTTAACCCTGTTCTTCATGGGACTGGGCAGTGGGATGTTCGGTTCACCAAACAGCGCATCCATAATGAACTCCGTACCTCCCCAGGAAAGGGGTGTAGCTTCCGGCATGCTGACCACCATAATGAACACGGCTTTCACTGCCAGTATGGCTATTTTCTTCACCATAGTCATTGTGGGAATAACCCAGCGCTTCCCGGATGCCATTGCCTCCTCCCTGGTAAATATTGGGGCAGTACAACTGGCCCCAGTCCTCAGTAACATACCACCAACTGGAGCGCTGTTCTCGGCATTCCTGGGTTACAACCCGGTTGAAACCATCTTAAGCAGTGTACCCTCAGCAGTGGTTAGCCACATACCTCCGGCAACCTTAACTACCCTAACTGGAACTACCTGGTTCCCATCCACACTGGCTGAAGCTTTCATGCCCTCATTGAGAGTTTCATTCTATATTGGGGCTTTCTTCTGTGGTCTGTCAGCTATACTATCTGCTCTTCGTGGTGAAAGGTACATCCATGAGCTGGAAGTAATCAAAATCAATCCAGATGAGGATAAAACCAAGGAATAA